tctaaagaaatgttcaacatccttagtcatcagagaaatgaaaatctaaatgaaCCAGAGATCACACCTTaaaacaatcagaatggctgagatcaaacaGTCAAGCGACCTAAATTGctagtgaggatgtagagaaagacaaacactccaCCACGCTGTTTGGACTgaaaactgatacaaccactctgagaagaaatctggcagttcctcagaaaattggaaatagttttacctgaagaccccgttataccactcttgagcatatacccaaaagatgctccagccaTACTgtaagaacacatgctccactatgttcatagcagccttgtttgtaatagtcagaagctggaaagaatacaGGTGTtcctcaaacaaagaaaagacacagaaaatgtggttcatttatacaatgagatactattcagctattaaaaacaaggacaccatcaattttgcaggcaaatggatggaactagaaaatatcctcctttgtaaggtaacccagacccaaaaggacatacatggtaagtactcactgataagtggatattaggcaaaagttcagaatatccatgatacaactcacagaccatgtgaagctttacaagaaggaaggcccacaTGCAGATACTTCAATTCCActtaaaagtgaaacaaaataatcatgggaagcaaagggaagaagggacctgggtgggaagggagaaaggagggaagaaagggggtcaggatcaggtaagaggcaaaacaaaagagaaatccaAAGAATGGAGAGGATGACTAAAAAACATGCATTAGTGTGATGAGATGGGGGAACCTCTAGAGTGTCCAAGACACCATGGAtgtgagaggttcccaggacttaATGGAAATGGCCTAAGGAAAGTGCCCAACACTGGGAAGATAGTGtgtgaagagaccacctccactAGACAGACCTGGCCTCCAGTTGAAGGTTAGGCGCTCCCCCCCTCAATtactttgacccagaattgttcctgtctaaaggaaatgcaaggacaaaaattAAGTAGACACTGAAGGAAACCATCCAGATACTACTTCAGCTTAGCCTTGGCATCCATCTCATGTGCAGaccccaaaccccaacactatggTTGAttcatgttgtgcttgcagacaggagcctggcatgactgtcctctgaaaggctatTAGCCCATGACTAAAcatgcagatatttacagccaaccattggactgaggtctgggagccctatggaagagttaagggaaggacgaaaggagctgaagggattggaaccccatagaaagaataacaGAATCAACTGTACTGTACActtcagagcttccagagactaagcaaccaaccaaagagcatacatgggctggtttatgcccaccccccccccaatatgtatcagaggactgccttttctggccaCAGTGGAAAAGgatgcacttggtcctgtgaagacttgatgcccccaAAGAAGGAGGATGCTAAAGGGGTGATATGGGAGTGAGTAGATAGGTGGGTGGGGCATCACCTTCTTGGAGATTAAGGGAAGGGGCATGATGACTGGGACTGGGAAGGAGGTCAataattggaatgtaaataaatgaaatatttctttaaaaaatacaaagtaaattcaCTGTTGGCCCTTgagaagtttatttttgtttttttgtttttttaaatttttttgaaccACACCAATACTAATTTGGCAAATAGTTGAACTAAGACAAAAATGATAATGTTGGTCATTTGGCAAAGGAAGTTAACAATTTGGGATATATACAGTGACTACAGAATTATACTCAGGTAAaatttactaatattttattcACATGTGTAAACATGAGGGTCAAAAATGTTAAgtataactttattaaaaatgttgaAGAATAGTTTGATGGCATGCTTGTAGGAGAAaatcattcatatttttattttaaggtaaAAGATTCACAATGATATGATGATCGATCAGTAAATatcatgtttaaatattaaattatatccCTATTGAACAATTTGTAAAATTTGAAATAAGAACaattttttcttgtttgaagATTTTGAATACAAGTTTTATGTGAAGAAATTAGTATACATTTCTAGATATTATGAATTTATGTTGAGACCCAGATATTTGCCTATGAACCTTTTCATagcatttttaatctttttatttttcagtgtataAATGGTTGGGTTTAGGAGAGgtgtaaaaacagaataaaacacagcaaaaaattTGTCTAACCAGGTGATACTGAGGGGCCACACATAGATGAAGATGCAGggcaaaaagaaaatcattaccACTGTGATGTGTGCAGCACATGTAGACAAGGCCTTCAATACCCCAGCTTTTGTGCTTTGGCAAACAGTGATAAGGATATTTGTGTAGGAAATAAGCAACAGTATAAAGCATGTTACAGCCACAACCCCACATTCAACATTCATTAAAGTATTTAAATCATGGGAATCCATGCAGGCTAGTTTGATTACCAGTGGCATGTCACAGAAGAAACTGTCTATTTCCCTGGGACCACAGTAAGGTAGCTGTACAACCACTAATAAGTGACTTATACCATGAGTAAAGCCAATTGTCCAGGAAGTCAACACCAACCCAGTGCATCGCTTCAAGTTCATGATGGTGAAGTAGTGGAGGggtttgcagatggccacatagcgatcataagCCATTACCACCAACAGCACCATCTCTCCTGCAGCAATGCAATGGGCAAAGAAGACCTGGGACATGCATCCTGCAAAGGAAATGGTCTTGTTTTCCCTAAGAAAGTCTGTGATCATCTTAGGAGTGGTGACTGAGGAAAGCCACATATCAACAAAGGACAGATTGGCCAACAAGAAGTACATTGGGGAAAGAAGATGTGGATCGGTAGTTATTAAGATCAGGATGACAATATTTCCAGACATGATGAGAAGATAAAGCATCAACAATATCACAAAGAGGAAGAGCTGAATACTCTTTGAGTTGGAAAGTCCCCAGAGTATAAATTCTGACACAACTGTCTGATtggcttcatccattttattcaGTGTATCTTCAGAAGTtacctggaaagaaagaaaaattatcgACTGAACTATGAGGTGGGTTAATTCCTTTGTAGAATCAGACATGTACACTGAAActtgtttgaataaaaatgcataaATGTAAAGGGAAATCCAAATATGTGTGACATTGTTGCCCAAAGTAAAGTTCATGAGTCAAGAGTTAGTCTCCAATTAAAGAAGCATcagggcagatcttcctggctgctgaggccgtgtagagctcataggcaacaccccgcgagcaaacttgagcctggggaccacaggtaagacaaacttttctgctacaaacgacttgcctggtgaactcaagacacaggctcacaggaacagctgaagacctgtagagaggaaaaactacgcgcccgaaagcagaacactctgtccccataactggctgaaagaaaacaggaaaacaggtctacagcactcctgaaacacaggcttataagacagtctagccactgtcagaaatagcagaacaaagtaacactagagataatctgatggcgagaggcaagcgcaggaacccaagcaacagaaaccaagactacatggcatcatcggagcccaattctcccaccatagcaaacacggaatatccaaacacaccagaaaagcaagatctagtttcaaaatcatatttgatcatgatgttggaggacttcaagaaagacatgaagaactcccttagagaaacacaggaaaacataaacaaacaagtagaagcctacagagaggaatcgcaaaaattcctaaaagaattccaggaaaacataaataaacaagtagaagcccatagagaggagtcacaaaaatccctaaaaaatccctgaaagaactccaggaaaacacaatcaaacagttgaaggaattaaaaatggaaatagaagcaatcaagaaagaacacatggaaacaaccctggatatagaaaaccaaaagaagagacaaggagctgtagatacaagcttcaccaacagaatacaagagatggaagagagaatctcaggagcagaagattccatagaaatcattgactcaactgtcaaagataatgtaaaaaaagcggaaaaagctactggtccaaaacatacaggaaatccaggactcaatgagaagatcaaacctaaggataataggtatagaaagagtgaagactcccagctcaaaggaccagtaaatatcttcaacaaaatcatagaagaaaacttcctaacctaaaaaagagatacccataggcatacaaaagcctacagaactccaaatagattggaccagaaaagaaacacctcctgtcacataatagtcaaaacaccaaacgcacaaaataaagaaagaatattaaaagcagtaagggaaaaaggtcaagtaa
The DNA window shown above is from Rattus rattus isolate New Zealand chromosome 5, Rrattus_CSIRO_v1, whole genome shotgun sequence and carries:
- the LOC116900553 gene encoding olfactory receptor 4K14-like, which encodes MDEANQTVVSEFILWGLSNSKSIQLFLFVILLMLYLLIMSGNIVILILITTDPHLLSPMYFLLANLSFVDMWLSSVTTPKMITDFLRENKTISFAGCMSQVFFAHCIAAGEMVLLVVMAYDRYVAICKPLHYFTIMNLKRCTGLVLTSWTIGFTHGISHLLVVVQLPYCGPREIDSFFCDMPLVIKLACMDSHDLNTLMNVECGVVAVTCFILLLISYTNILITVCQSTKAGVLKALSTCAAHITVVMIFFLPCIFIYVWPLSITWLDKFFAVFYSVFTPLLNPTIYTLKNKKIKNAMKRFIGKYLGLNINS